CAACTCCTTCATGCTGTTGCAGGGACTTGAAACGCTCTCGCTTCGCGTGCAGCGCCACCTCGACAACACGCTTGAACTGGCCCGCTGGCTCGAAAGGCACGATGCGGTTGCGTGGGTGAACTATCCAGGCCTCGAAAGCCATCCGACACACGCCCTGGCAAAAAAATATCTCACGCATGGCTTCGGCTGCGTGCTGACTTTCGGCGTGAAGGGTGGTTATGAAAACGCGGTGAAGTTCATCGACAGCGTGAAGCTGGCGAGCCACCTGGCCAACGTGGGTGATGCAAAAACGCTCGTCATTCATCCGGCATCGACGACGCACCAGCAGCTCAGCGCCGAGGAACAGGTATCGGCGGGCGTCACCGCCGATATGGTGCGCGTGTCGGTTGGTATCGAGCATATCGATGACATCAAGGCTGATTTCAGCCAGGCTTTCGAGAATTTAGCATGACCCGGATGGACCATAGATCGATCATTTCCGACACTACACAATATTTTGAATCGAACGAGCCGTTACAGCTCGAACTGGGAGGGGAGCTGCCCGGAGTGAGGGTCGCTTACCGTACCTGGGGTACGCTAAACGCAGAGAAAAGCAACGTGATTCTGGTCTGCCACGCGCTGACCGGCAACGCCGACGCCGACAGCTGGTGGTGCGGCATGTTCGGTGAGGGACGGGCGTTCGACGAGACTCGGGACTTCATCGTATGCAGCAACGTGCTTGGAAGCTGCTACGGAACGACCGGGCCGATGTCGGTGAATCCGCTGAGTGGCAGGCACTACGGTCCCGATTTTCCGCGCATTACCATTCGCGACATGGTGAATGTTCAGCGATTATTGCTTCGTTCGCTCGGCATCGACCGGATCCGGCTCATCGTTGGTGCATCGCTTGGCGGGATGCAGGTGCTCGAATGGGGCGCAATGTATCCCGAAATGGCCGGGGCGCTGATGCCGATGGGCGTTTCGGGTCGTCATTCGGCGTGGTGCATCGCGCAGAGCGAGGCGCAGCGGCAGGCTATCGCCGCCGATGCGGAGTGGCAAGATGGCTGGTATGATCCGGAGGTGCAGCCACGCAAAGGACTTGCCGCCGCGCGGATGATGGCGATGTGCACCTACCGCTGCTTCGAGAACTACCAGCAACGCTTTGGCCGCAAGCAGCGCGAGGACGGCTTGTTCGAAGCCGAAAGCTACGTGCGTCACCAGGGCGACAAGCTGGTTGGGCGCTTTGATGCAAACACCTATATCACGCTCACCAGAGCGATGGACATGCACGACCTCGGGCGCGGACGCGACTCCTACGAAGCGGCGCTCGGAGCGCTGAAGATGCCGGTCGAGATTCTCTCCATCGACTCGGACGTGCTCTATCCCAGGCAGGAGCAGGAGGAACTTGCCCGCCTCATTCCCGGCTCACGCCTGCTTTTCCTTGACGAACCCTATGGCCACGACGCCTTTCTTATCGACACCGAGACCGTCAGCCGCATGGTCTGCGAGTTCAAGAGGCAGTTGATAGTTGACAATTGATAGTTGATAATGAAAGAGGCGCGGTATTTTGCCGCGCCTCTTCTTTTGTATCCTGCCCACCTCGTTCAATCAGTTCACAACGTCCACCTTCACTCAATGATCTCAAATCCCGTGTAAGGCTTTAGCGCTTCCGGCACCATAAGCTTGCCGTCGGCGGTCTGGTAGTGTTCGAGCAGCGAGACCATCAGGCGCGAGGTGGCCAGGCCTGAACCGTTGAGGGTGTGCACGAACTCCGGTTTCGATTTGCTGTCGGGCTTGAAGCGGATGTTCGAGCGGCGCGCCTGGTAGTCTTCGAAGTTCGAGACGCTCGATGCTTCGAGATATTTGTTCTCGGCAGGTGACCACACCTCGATGTCGTAGCACTTGGCGGCGTTGGCACTGATGTCGCCGCTGCAGAGCGTGATGACGCGGTAGGGAATCTTCAGGGCGACGAGGATTGCTTCGGCGTGGCCGAGAATCTCTTCGAGC
The nucleotide sequence above comes from Chlorobaculum tepidum TLS. Encoded proteins:
- the metX gene encoding homoserine O-acetyltransferase MetX; translation: MTRMDHRSIISDTTQYFESNEPLQLELGGELPGVRVAYRTWGTLNAEKSNVILVCHALTGNADADSWWCGMFGEGRAFDETRDFIVCSNVLGSCYGTTGPMSVNPLSGRHYGPDFPRITIRDMVNVQRLLLRSLGIDRIRLIVGASLGGMQVLEWGAMYPEMAGALMPMGVSGRHSAWCIAQSEAQRQAIAADAEWQDGWYDPEVQPRKGLAAARMMAMCTYRCFENYQQRFGRKQREDGLFEAESYVRHQGDKLVGRFDANTYITLTRAMDMHDLGRGRDSYEAALGALKMPVEILSIDSDVLYPRQEQEELARLIPGSRLLFLDEPYGHDAFLIDTETVSRMVCEFKRQLIVDN